In a genomic window of Mus pahari chromosome 8, PAHARI_EIJ_v1.1, whole genome shotgun sequence:
- the Arhgef40 gene encoding rho guanine nucleotide exchange factor 40 isoform X4 — translation MEPEPVEDCVQSTLAALYPPFEATAPTLLGQVFQVVERTYQEDALRYTLDFLVPAKHLLAKVQQEACAQYSGFLFFHEGWPLCLHEQVVVQLAALPWQLLRPGDFYLQVVPSAAQAPRLALKCLAPGGGRVQELPVPSEACAYLFTPEWLQGINKDRPTGRLSTCLLSAPSGIQRLPWAELVCPRFVHKEGLMVGHQPSTLPPELPSGPPGLPSSPLPEEVLGTRSPGDGHNAPAEGPEGEYVELLEVTLPVRGSPVDAEASGLSRTRTVPARKSTGGKGRHRRHRAWMNQKGLGSRDQDGARPPGEGSSTGASSDSPSGAEADPDATALQAADPPAEALGEDPESCLLSGEAVGGVGQGAEGPPGTPRRTGKGNRRKKRAAGRGAGNRGGESTSLSPRDKEETRQQEVLVSLPSPSEQEPAECSLVKEKEDCGKPESEPKEELKPADEKEPAPPEGYEPPEEEIKESGKEELTSECTAGSTGPEWFASEPPTQPLETVQDVKGDSLPEETPPVSVLDDPVVAWDLMASGFFVLTGGVDQTGRALLTITPPPPCLPEESSPSQETLSTALRYLHSLLRPDLQLLGLAILLDLRKAPPLPPALLPALSQLQDSGEPPLIQRLVILIHEDPPAELCGFQGAELLSEKDLKRVAKPEELQWDLGGHRDLSPNHWAEIHQEVARLCTLCQGVLTSVRQAIEELEGTAEPKEEEAVGMPEPLQKVLADPRLTALQRNGGAILMRLRSTHSSKLEGPGPAELYQEVDEAIHQLVRLSNLRVQQQEQRQRLRQVRQVLQWLSGPGEEQLASFAMPGNSLSVLQETELRFRAFSTEVQERLVQAREALALEEDITSQKVLDIFEQRLEQVESGLHRALRLQRFFQQAHEWVDEGSARLAGAGPGREALLAALALRRAPEPSAGTFQEMRALALDLGSPAALREWGRCRARCQELERRIQQQLGEEASPRSHRRRRADSASSAGAQHGAHSPSPSLSSLLLPSSPGPRAAPSHCSLTPCGEDYEEEGLELTPETDGRPPRAVLIRGLEVTSTEVVDRTCSPREHVLLGRAGGQDGPWGIGTPRMERKRSISAQQRLVSELIACEQEYVTTLNEPVPPPGPELTPELRCAWAAALSVRERLRSFHGTHFLQELHGCAAHPLRIGACFLRHGDQFNLYAQFVKHRHKLESGLAAFTPSVKGCMEGSPCLPRALQQPLEQLARYGQLLEELLREAGPELSSERQALRAAVQLLQEQEARGRDLLAVEAVRGCEIDLKEQGQLLHRDPFTVICGRKKCLRHVFLFEDLLLFSKFKGSEGGSETFVYKQAFKTADMGLTENIGDSGLCFELWFRRRRAREAYTLQATSPETKLKWTSSIAQLLWRQAAHNKELRVQQMVSMGIGNKPFLDIKALGERTLSALLTGRASETLDSSGDVSPGPRNSPSLQPPNPGSSTPALTSGGILGLSRQSHSRALSDPTTPL, via the exons ATG GAGCCTGAACCAGTGGAGGACTGTGTGCAGAGCACGCTTGCTGCCTTGTACCCACCCTTTGAAGCCACAGCCCCAACCCTGTTGGGCCAGGTGTTCCAGGTGGTGGAGAGGACGTACCAGGAGGATGCGCTGAGGTACACGCTGGACTTCCTGGTACCCGCTAAACACCTGCTTGCCAAGGTCCAGCAGGAAGCCTGT GCCCAGTATAGTGGATTCCTCTTCTTCCACGAGGGCTGGCCACTCTGCTTGCATGAGCAGGTGGTAGTGCAGCTAGCAGCCCTTCCCTGGCAGCTGCTGCGCCCTGGAGACTTCTACCTGCAAGTAGTGCCTTCAGCAGCCCAGGCACCTCGGTTGGCCCTGAAATGTCTGGCTCCAGGAGGTGGGCGGGTACAGGAGCTCCCAGTGCCCAGTGAAGCCTGTGCCTACCTCTTCACACCTGAGTGGCTACAAGGCATTAACAAGGACCGACCAACCGGGCGCCTCAGCACCTGCCTTCTGTCTGCACCCTCCGGGATCCAGCGGCTGCCCTGGGCTGAGCTCGTCTGCCCAAGATTTGTACACAAAGAGGGCCTCATGGTGGGACATCAGCCAAGTACACTGCCCCCAGAACTGCCCTCTGGACCTCCAGGGCTTCCTAGCTCTCCACTCCCTGAGGAGGTACTTGGTACCCGGAGTCCTGGGGATGGACACAATGCTCCTGCAGAAGGTCCCGAGGGTGAATATGTGGAGCTGTTGGAGGTGACACTGCCAGTGAGGGGAAGCCCCGTAGACGCTGAGGCCTCGGGCCTCTCCCGGACCCGCACAGTACCCGCTCGTAAGAGTACTGGAGGGAAGGGCAGGCACCGGAGACACAGGGCGTGGATGAATCAGAAAGGCCTGGGATCTCGGGATCAGGATGGGGCACGGCCGCCTGGCGAGGGAAGTAGCACCGGAGCCTCTTCCGACTCACCTTCAGGTGCTGAGGCAGACCCAGATGCCACAGCCCTCCAGGCAGCTGATCCCCCCGCGGAGGCTCTGGGGGAAGACCCTGAATCCTGCCTCCTGTCAggggaggctgtgggaggagTGGGCCAGGGGGCTGAAGGGCCACCTGGAACCCCTCGAAGAACCggcaaaggaaacagaagaaagaagcgAGCTGCAGGCAGAGGTGCTGGAAACCGGGGAGGGGAGAGTACCTCACTCAGCCCCAGGGACAAAGAGGAGACTAGACAGCAGGAAGTCCTTGTCAGTCTGCCCTCACCCAGTGAACAGGAACCTGCAGAATGCAGCCTGGTCAAGGAGAAGGAGGATTGTGGCAAGCCAGAGTCTGAACCAAAAGAGGAACTCAAGCCAGCAGATGAGAAAGAGCCTGCACCCCCAGAAGGCTATGAGCCTCCAGAAGAGGAGATCAAagagagtgggaaagaggagTTGACCTCGGAGTGTACGGCAG GATCCACAGGTCCAGAGTGGTTCGCATCTGAGCCCCCAACGCAGCCCCTAGAGACTGTGCAGGATGTAAAAGGAGACAGTCTTCCAGAAGAAACTCCTCCGGTTTCTGTTTTGGATGACCCAGTTGTAGCTTGGGACTTGATGGCATCTGGATTCTTCGTTCTGACTG GAGGGGTAGATCAGACTGGGCGAGCTCTACTGACGATCACACCTCCACCTCCGTGCCTTCCTGAGGAGTCCTCACCCTCCCAAGAGACACTGAGCACTGCTCTCCGTTACCTCCACTCACTGCTTAG GCCTGATCTGCAGTTACTGGGGCTGGCCATCCTCCTTGACCTTCGCAAGGCACCCCCACTGCCTCCAGCACTTCTTCCTGCCTTGAGTCAGCTTCAG GACTCAGGCGAGCCTCCGCTCATTCAGCGGCTGGTGATCCTCATTCATGAAGACCCTCCAGCGGAACTCTGTGGATTTCAG GGAGCTGAGTTGCTGTCAGAGAAGGACCTGAAAAGAGTGGCCAAGCCAGAGGAGCTACAGTGGGACTTAGGAGGTCACAGGGACCTCTCCCCCAACCACTGGGCAGAGATACATCAG GAAGTGGCAAGGCTGTGCACCTTGTGCCAAGGCGTGTTGACCTCTGTACGGCAGGCCATTGAGGAGCTAGAGGGAACAGCAGAACCCAAAGAAGAG GAGGCTGTGGGAATGCCTGAGCCCCTGCAAAAGGTGCTGGCAGATCCTCGGCTGACGGCGCTACAGAGGAACGGAGGAGCCATCCTGATGCGCCTGCGCTCCACCCATAGCAGCAA GCTAGAAGGCCCAGGCCCAGCTGAGCTATACCAGGAGGTAGATGAGGCCATTCACCAACTTGTGCGGCTGTCCAACCTACGAGTGCAGCAGCAGGAACAACGGCAGCGCCTGCGCCAAGTCCGGCAG GTGTTGCAGTGGCTGTCTGGCCCAGGGGAAGAGCAGCTGGCAAGCTTCGCCATGCCTGGGAACTCACTGTCAGTCTTGCAAGAGACAGAACTTCGATTCAGGGCTTTTAGCACAGAGGTGCAG GAGCGCCTAGTCCAAGCCCGGGAAGCTTTGGCACTGGAGGAGGACATTACCTCCCAGAAAGTTCTAGATATCTTTGAACAACGGCTGGAGCAGGTTGAGAGTGGCCTCCACCGGGCCCTCCGGCTACAGCGCTTCTTCCAGCAG GCACACGAATGGGTAGATGAGGGCTCTGCTCGGCTGGCAGGAGCTGGGCCTGGTCGTGAAGCTCTGCTGGCAGCCCTAGCCCTGCGGAGGGCCCCAGAGCCCAGTGCAGGCACCTTCCAAGAGATGCGAGCCCTGGCCCTGGACTTGGGCAGCCCCGCAGCCCTTCGAGAGTGGGGCCGATGTCGGGCACGCtgccaggaactggaaagaagGATTCAGCAGCAGCTGGGAGAGGAGGCCAGTCCTAGAAGCCACCGACGACGTCGGGCAGACAGTGCCAGCAGCGCAGGGGCCCAGCACGGAGCCCATAGCCCTTCACCCAGCCTCAGTTCCCTGCTGCTTCCCAGCAGCCCTGGGCCACGGGCAGCCCCATCACATTGCTCTCTGACCCCATGTGGGGAGGATTATGAGGAAGAAGGACTTGAGCTAACCCCAGAAACAGATGGAAGACCCCCAAGGGCTGTGCTAATCCGAGGACTGGAGGTCACCAGTACTGAAGTGGTAGACAGGACATGTTCACCCCGAGAACATGTACTATTGGGCCGGGCTGGAGGGCAAGATGGACCCTGGGGAATAGGTACCCCTCGAATGGAACGCAAACGAAGCATCAG CGCCCAGCAGCGTCTAGTGTCTGAACTGATTGCCTGTGAGCAGGAGTACGTAACCACTCTGAACGAGCCAGTGCCGCCGCCTGGGCCTGAGCTAACGCCTGAGCTTCGATGCGCCTGGGCTGCAGCCCTGAGTGTCCGAGAGAGGCTTCGCAGCTTCCACGGGACACACTTTCTACAAGAGCTTCATGGCTGCGCCGCCCACCCTCTGCGCATCGGGGCCTGCTTCCTTCGCCAT GGGGACCAGTTCAACCTCTATGCACAGTTTGTGAAGCACAGGCATAAACTGGAGAGTGGTCTGGCTGCGTTCACCCCCTCGGTCAAG GGTTGCATGGAGGGCAGCCCTTGCTTGCCCCGGGCCCTGCAGCAGCCACTGGAGCAGCTGGCTCGGTATGGACAACTCCTGGAGGAGCTCCTGAGGGAAGCCGGGCCTGAGCTCAGCTCGGAACGCCAGGCCCTCAGGGCCGCTGTACAGTTGCTCCAGGAACAAGAGGCCCGAGGCAGAGATCTGCTCGCTGTGGAAGCTGTTCGAGGCTGTGAG atAGATCTAAAGGAACAGGGACAGCTTTTGCATCGGGACCCTTTCACTGTCATCTGTGGCCGGAAAAAGTGCCTCCGACACGTCTTTCTCTTTGAGGACCTGCTCTTATTCAGCAAGTTCAAGGGTTCTGAAGGAGGATCCGAGACCTTCGTTTACAAGCAGGCTTTCAAG ACCGCTGACATGGGGCTGACAGAAAACATCGGGGACAGTGGACTCTGTTTCGAGCTATGGTTTCGTCGACGGCGTGCAAGAGAAGCATACACGTTGCAGGCTACTTCACCAGAGACCAAACTCAAGTGGACAAGCTCTATTGCCCAGCTGCTGTGGAGACAGGCGGCCCACAACAAGG AACTCCGAGTGCAGCAGATGGTTTCCATGGGCATTGGGAATAAACCTTTCCTGGACATTAAAGCCCTTGGGGAACGGACACTGAGTGCCCTGCTCACTGGAAGAG CCTCAGAAACACTTGACTCTTCTGGAGATGTGTCCCCAGGACCACGAAACAGCCCCAGCCTGCAGCCCCCCAACCCTGGGAGCAGTACTCCCGCTCTGACCAGTGGAGGGATCTTAGGGCTCTCCCGGCAG AGTCATTCCCGAGCCCTGAGTGACCCCACCACGCCTCTGTGA
- the Arhgef40 gene encoding rho guanine nucleotide exchange factor 40 isoform X1, whose protein sequence is MEPEPVEDCVQSTLAALYPPFEATAPTLLGQVFQVVERTYQEDALRYTLDFLVPAKHLLAKVQQEACAQYSGFLFFHEGWPLCLHEQVVVQLAALPWQLLRPGDFYLQVVPSAAQAPRLALKCLAPGGGRVQELPVPSEACAYLFTPEWLQGINKDRPTGRLSTCLLSAPSGIQRLPWAELVCPRFVHKEGLMVGHQPSTLPPELPSGPPGLPSSPLPEEVLGTRSPGDGHNAPAEGPEGEYVELLEVTLPVRGSPVDAEASGLSRTRTVPARKSTGGKGRHRRHRAWMNQKGLGSRDQDGARPPGEGSSTGASSDSPSGAEADPDATALQAADPPAEALGEDPESCLLSGEAVGGVGQGAEGPPGTPRRTGKGNRRKKRAAGRGAGNRGGESTSLSPRDKEETRQQEVLVSLPSPSEQEPAECSLVKEKEDCGKPESEPKEELKPADEKEPAPPEGYEPPEEEIKESGKEELTSECTAGSTGPEWFASEPPTQPLETVQDVKGDSLPEETPPVSVLDDPVVAWDLMASGFFVLTGGVDQTGRALLTITPPPPCLPEESSPSQETLSTALRYLHSLLRPDLQLLGLAILLDLRKAPPLPPALLPALSQLQDSGEPPLIQRLVILIHEDPPAELCGFQGAELLSEKDLKRVAKPEELQWDLGGHRDLSPNHWAEIHQEVARLCTLCQGVLTSVRQAIEELEGTAEPKEEEAVGMPEPLQKVLADPRLTALQRNGGAILMRLRSTHSSKLEGPGPAELYQEVDEAIHQLVRLSNLRVQQQEQRQRLRQVRQVLQWLSGPGEEQLASFAMPGNSLSVLQETELRFRAFSTEVQERLVQAREALALEEDITSQKVLDIFEQRLEQVESGLHRALRLQRFFQQAHEWVDEGSARLAGAGPGREALLAALALRRAPEPSAGTFQEMRALALDLGSPAALREWGRCRARCQELERRIQQQLGEEASPRSHRRRRADSASSAGAQHGAHSPSPSLSSLLLPSSPGPRAAPSHCSLTPCGEDYEEEGLELTPETDGRPPRAVLIRGLEVTSTEVVDRTCSPREHVLLGRAGGQDGPWGIGTPRMERKRSISAQQRLVSELIACEQEYVTTLNEPVPPPGPELTPELRCAWAAALSVRERLRSFHGTHFLQELHGCAAHPLRIGACFLRHGDQFNLYAQFVKHRHKLESGLAAFTPSVKGCMEGSPCLPRALQQPLEQLARYGQLLEELLREAGPELSSERQALRAAVQLLQEQEARGRDLLAVEAVRGCEIDLKEQGQLLHRDPFTVICGRKKCLRHVFLFEDLLLFSKFKGSEGGSETFVYKQAFKTADMGLTENIGDSGLCFELWFRRRRAREAYTLQATSPETKLKWTSSIAQLLWRQAAHNKELRVQQMVSMGIGNKPFLDIKALGERTLSALLTGRAARTRASVAVSSFEHAGPSLPGLSPGACSLPARVEEEAWDLDVKQISLASETLDSSGDVSPGPRNSPSLQPPNPGSSTPALTSGGILGLSRQAWLRGIKSHSRALSDPTTPL, encoded by the exons ATG GAGCCTGAACCAGTGGAGGACTGTGTGCAGAGCACGCTTGCTGCCTTGTACCCACCCTTTGAAGCCACAGCCCCAACCCTGTTGGGCCAGGTGTTCCAGGTGGTGGAGAGGACGTACCAGGAGGATGCGCTGAGGTACACGCTGGACTTCCTGGTACCCGCTAAACACCTGCTTGCCAAGGTCCAGCAGGAAGCCTGT GCCCAGTATAGTGGATTCCTCTTCTTCCACGAGGGCTGGCCACTCTGCTTGCATGAGCAGGTGGTAGTGCAGCTAGCAGCCCTTCCCTGGCAGCTGCTGCGCCCTGGAGACTTCTACCTGCAAGTAGTGCCTTCAGCAGCCCAGGCACCTCGGTTGGCCCTGAAATGTCTGGCTCCAGGAGGTGGGCGGGTACAGGAGCTCCCAGTGCCCAGTGAAGCCTGTGCCTACCTCTTCACACCTGAGTGGCTACAAGGCATTAACAAGGACCGACCAACCGGGCGCCTCAGCACCTGCCTTCTGTCTGCACCCTCCGGGATCCAGCGGCTGCCCTGGGCTGAGCTCGTCTGCCCAAGATTTGTACACAAAGAGGGCCTCATGGTGGGACATCAGCCAAGTACACTGCCCCCAGAACTGCCCTCTGGACCTCCAGGGCTTCCTAGCTCTCCACTCCCTGAGGAGGTACTTGGTACCCGGAGTCCTGGGGATGGACACAATGCTCCTGCAGAAGGTCCCGAGGGTGAATATGTGGAGCTGTTGGAGGTGACACTGCCAGTGAGGGGAAGCCCCGTAGACGCTGAGGCCTCGGGCCTCTCCCGGACCCGCACAGTACCCGCTCGTAAGAGTACTGGAGGGAAGGGCAGGCACCGGAGACACAGGGCGTGGATGAATCAGAAAGGCCTGGGATCTCGGGATCAGGATGGGGCACGGCCGCCTGGCGAGGGAAGTAGCACCGGAGCCTCTTCCGACTCACCTTCAGGTGCTGAGGCAGACCCAGATGCCACAGCCCTCCAGGCAGCTGATCCCCCCGCGGAGGCTCTGGGGGAAGACCCTGAATCCTGCCTCCTGTCAggggaggctgtgggaggagTGGGCCAGGGGGCTGAAGGGCCACCTGGAACCCCTCGAAGAACCggcaaaggaaacagaagaaagaagcgAGCTGCAGGCAGAGGTGCTGGAAACCGGGGAGGGGAGAGTACCTCACTCAGCCCCAGGGACAAAGAGGAGACTAGACAGCAGGAAGTCCTTGTCAGTCTGCCCTCACCCAGTGAACAGGAACCTGCAGAATGCAGCCTGGTCAAGGAGAAGGAGGATTGTGGCAAGCCAGAGTCTGAACCAAAAGAGGAACTCAAGCCAGCAGATGAGAAAGAGCCTGCACCCCCAGAAGGCTATGAGCCTCCAGAAGAGGAGATCAAagagagtgggaaagaggagTTGACCTCGGAGTGTACGGCAG GATCCACAGGTCCAGAGTGGTTCGCATCTGAGCCCCCAACGCAGCCCCTAGAGACTGTGCAGGATGTAAAAGGAGACAGTCTTCCAGAAGAAACTCCTCCGGTTTCTGTTTTGGATGACCCAGTTGTAGCTTGGGACTTGATGGCATCTGGATTCTTCGTTCTGACTG GAGGGGTAGATCAGACTGGGCGAGCTCTACTGACGATCACACCTCCACCTCCGTGCCTTCCTGAGGAGTCCTCACCCTCCCAAGAGACACTGAGCACTGCTCTCCGTTACCTCCACTCACTGCTTAG GCCTGATCTGCAGTTACTGGGGCTGGCCATCCTCCTTGACCTTCGCAAGGCACCCCCACTGCCTCCAGCACTTCTTCCTGCCTTGAGTCAGCTTCAG GACTCAGGCGAGCCTCCGCTCATTCAGCGGCTGGTGATCCTCATTCATGAAGACCCTCCAGCGGAACTCTGTGGATTTCAG GGAGCTGAGTTGCTGTCAGAGAAGGACCTGAAAAGAGTGGCCAAGCCAGAGGAGCTACAGTGGGACTTAGGAGGTCACAGGGACCTCTCCCCCAACCACTGGGCAGAGATACATCAG GAAGTGGCAAGGCTGTGCACCTTGTGCCAAGGCGTGTTGACCTCTGTACGGCAGGCCATTGAGGAGCTAGAGGGAACAGCAGAACCCAAAGAAGAG GAGGCTGTGGGAATGCCTGAGCCCCTGCAAAAGGTGCTGGCAGATCCTCGGCTGACGGCGCTACAGAGGAACGGAGGAGCCATCCTGATGCGCCTGCGCTCCACCCATAGCAGCAA GCTAGAAGGCCCAGGCCCAGCTGAGCTATACCAGGAGGTAGATGAGGCCATTCACCAACTTGTGCGGCTGTCCAACCTACGAGTGCAGCAGCAGGAACAACGGCAGCGCCTGCGCCAAGTCCGGCAG GTGTTGCAGTGGCTGTCTGGCCCAGGGGAAGAGCAGCTGGCAAGCTTCGCCATGCCTGGGAACTCACTGTCAGTCTTGCAAGAGACAGAACTTCGATTCAGGGCTTTTAGCACAGAGGTGCAG GAGCGCCTAGTCCAAGCCCGGGAAGCTTTGGCACTGGAGGAGGACATTACCTCCCAGAAAGTTCTAGATATCTTTGAACAACGGCTGGAGCAGGTTGAGAGTGGCCTCCACCGGGCCCTCCGGCTACAGCGCTTCTTCCAGCAG GCACACGAATGGGTAGATGAGGGCTCTGCTCGGCTGGCAGGAGCTGGGCCTGGTCGTGAAGCTCTGCTGGCAGCCCTAGCCCTGCGGAGGGCCCCAGAGCCCAGTGCAGGCACCTTCCAAGAGATGCGAGCCCTGGCCCTGGACTTGGGCAGCCCCGCAGCCCTTCGAGAGTGGGGCCGATGTCGGGCACGCtgccaggaactggaaagaagGATTCAGCAGCAGCTGGGAGAGGAGGCCAGTCCTAGAAGCCACCGACGACGTCGGGCAGACAGTGCCAGCAGCGCAGGGGCCCAGCACGGAGCCCATAGCCCTTCACCCAGCCTCAGTTCCCTGCTGCTTCCCAGCAGCCCTGGGCCACGGGCAGCCCCATCACATTGCTCTCTGACCCCATGTGGGGAGGATTATGAGGAAGAAGGACTTGAGCTAACCCCAGAAACAGATGGAAGACCCCCAAGGGCTGTGCTAATCCGAGGACTGGAGGTCACCAGTACTGAAGTGGTAGACAGGACATGTTCACCCCGAGAACATGTACTATTGGGCCGGGCTGGAGGGCAAGATGGACCCTGGGGAATAGGTACCCCTCGAATGGAACGCAAACGAAGCATCAG CGCCCAGCAGCGTCTAGTGTCTGAACTGATTGCCTGTGAGCAGGAGTACGTAACCACTCTGAACGAGCCAGTGCCGCCGCCTGGGCCTGAGCTAACGCCTGAGCTTCGATGCGCCTGGGCTGCAGCCCTGAGTGTCCGAGAGAGGCTTCGCAGCTTCCACGGGACACACTTTCTACAAGAGCTTCATGGCTGCGCCGCCCACCCTCTGCGCATCGGGGCCTGCTTCCTTCGCCAT GGGGACCAGTTCAACCTCTATGCACAGTTTGTGAAGCACAGGCATAAACTGGAGAGTGGTCTGGCTGCGTTCACCCCCTCGGTCAAG GGTTGCATGGAGGGCAGCCCTTGCTTGCCCCGGGCCCTGCAGCAGCCACTGGAGCAGCTGGCTCGGTATGGACAACTCCTGGAGGAGCTCCTGAGGGAAGCCGGGCCTGAGCTCAGCTCGGAACGCCAGGCCCTCAGGGCCGCTGTACAGTTGCTCCAGGAACAAGAGGCCCGAGGCAGAGATCTGCTCGCTGTGGAAGCTGTTCGAGGCTGTGAG atAGATCTAAAGGAACAGGGACAGCTTTTGCATCGGGACCCTTTCACTGTCATCTGTGGCCGGAAAAAGTGCCTCCGACACGTCTTTCTCTTTGAGGACCTGCTCTTATTCAGCAAGTTCAAGGGTTCTGAAGGAGGATCCGAGACCTTCGTTTACAAGCAGGCTTTCAAG ACCGCTGACATGGGGCTGACAGAAAACATCGGGGACAGTGGACTCTGTTTCGAGCTATGGTTTCGTCGACGGCGTGCAAGAGAAGCATACACGTTGCAGGCTACTTCACCAGAGACCAAACTCAAGTGGACAAGCTCTATTGCCCAGCTGCTGTGGAGACAGGCGGCCCACAACAAGG AACTCCGAGTGCAGCAGATGGTTTCCATGGGCATTGGGAATAAACCTTTCCTGGACATTAAAGCCCTTGGGGAACGGACACTGAGTGCCCTGCTCACTGGAAGAG CCGCCCGCACCCGGGCCTCCGTAGCCGTGTCATCCTTTGAACATGCTGGCCCGTCCCTTCCCGGCCTCTCACCGGGAGCCTGCTCCCTGCCTGCCCGCGTCGAGGAGGAGGCCTGGGATCTGGACGTCAAGCAGATTTCCCTGG CCTCAGAAACACTTGACTCTTCTGGAGATGTGTCCCCAGGACCACGAAACAGCCCCAGCCTGCAGCCCCCCAACCCTGGGAGCAGTACTCCCGCTCTGACCAGTGGAGGGATCTTAGGGCTCTCCCGGCAG GCCTGGCTGAGAGGCATCAAG AGTCATTCCCGAGCCCTGAGTGACCCCACCACGCCTCTGTGA